The following are from one region of the Methanocella sp. genome:
- a CDS encoding MoaD/ThiS family protein, translating into MPVCVDIIGHARSLFGCSRYAFEAKPGFTLKGLMEELSKLARPDFRKSIYDVATGKMNEHIAVFVNAREARSLKGLDTELRDGDVVTILPPMAGG; encoded by the coding sequence ATGCCCGTCTGCGTGGATATCATCGGTCATGCCCGGAGCCTTTTTGGCTGCTCCAGATACGCGTTCGAGGCTAAGCCGGGCTTTACCCTTAAAGGGCTGATGGAGGAGCTCTCGAAGCTGGCGAGGCCCGATTTCCGAAAAAGTATCTATGACGTGGCCACGGGAAAGATGAACGAGCATATCGCCGTCTTCGTCAACGCCCGGGAGGCTCGCTCGCTCAAGGGGCTGGATACCGAGCTTAGGGACGGCGACGTGGTCACTATCCTGCCGCCGATGGCGGGAGGCTAA